In the Topomyia yanbarensis strain Yona2022 chromosome 3, ASM3024719v1, whole genome shotgun sequence genome, one interval contains:
- the LOC131687756 gene encoding uncharacterized protein LOC131687756, with translation MNNVIQSLTNSRDWHYIPADQNPADNVSRGISVRKLLNMKREMGLHATPYVLQNRQPAEPHVAFPMTTVSSSANDNITIEADDLIARYHHHSSFRRTRKHFAFLQRTMNNFMSKSAIIRGRGIIRESLNGPITASELEAGERLIIKHLQRLSYPEEFAHLEDNGVPTKQGPLQHLSPFIEDGLIRIVGRLRLADLPQNQRSPILIPREHFFGKIMLDHIHRRNLHAGMDTIIADFQQYYWMRNLRKTAKAVINKCILCARARPRKLQQQMGQIPRARVTPSPTFAHTGVDLCDPFQILPSPRAKTTMTVCVCIFICFSTKAVHLEKAENQSADASISAIMRFTSLRGRPEVIYSDNGRNFVGASRELTELRKIYNDENFQNKLVEIASDKGINFFFIPPRSPNFGGLW, from the coding sequence ATGAACAACGTGATCCAGTCCCTCACTAATTCCAGAGATTGGCACTACATTCCTGCAGATCAGAATCCCGCGGATAATGTCTCCAGAGGCATCTCTGTGAGAAAATTACTGAACATGAAAAGAGAAATGGGGTTGCATGCCACGCCCTACGTTTTGCAAAATCGCCAACCCGCCGAGCCACACGTAGCTTTTCCAATGACTACTGTAAGTTCTTCTGCCAACGACAACATCACCATCGAAGCCGACGACCTAATAGCAAGGTATCATCATCACAGTTCATTTCGACGAACGCGAAAGCACTTTGCCTTCCTTCAGCGGACCATGAATAATTTCATGAGCAAATCTGCGATTATCCGGGGCCGCGGTATCATCAGGGAGTCCTTAAACGGACCCATAACTGCCAGTGAGTTAGAAGCTGGCGAACGCCTGATCATCAAACATCTTCAACGTCTCAGCTATCCGGAAGAATTCGCTCACCTTGAAGATAACGGGGTTCCTACCAAACAAGGTCCGCTTCAACATCTCAGTCCTTTCATCGAAGATGGTTTGATTCGGATCGTGGGAAGACTTAGACTCGCTGATCTGCCCCAAAATCAACGAAGTCCAATCCTAATCCCTCGAGAACACTTCTTCGGAAAAATTATGTTGGACCACATTCATAGACGAAACCTCCATGCAGGAATGGATACTATCATTGCTGATTTTCAGCAGTATTACTGGATGCGAAACCTCAGAAAAACAGCCAAAGCTGTTATCAACAAGTGCATCTTATGCGCACGTGCTAGGCCCCGGAAACTTCAACAACAAATGGGCCAAATACCCAGAGCAAGGGTGACTCCATCACCCACCTTTGCACATACCGGAGTCGATCTATGCGACCCGTTCCAGATTTTACCAAGCCCACGGGCTAAGACGACGATGACGGTATGCGTATGCATATTCATATGCTTTTCTACAAAAGCAGTGCATCTAGAAAAGGCGGAGAACCAATCCGCTGATGCGTCCATTTCAGCAATAATGAGATTTACTTCGCTGCGCGGCAGGCCAGAGGTAATCTACTCCGATAACGGAAGAAACTTCGTCGGAGCGAGCAGAGAGCTCACCGAACTCCGGAAAATTTACAACGATGAGAATTTCCAGAACAAATTGGTTGAAATTGCATCGGATAAGGGAATAAACTTCTTCTTCATTCCACCTAGAAGCCCCAATTTTGGAGGGCTCTGGTAG